In the genome of Mucisphaera calidilacus, one region contains:
- a CDS encoding zinc transporter ZntB, translating to MNDPVADGLIHAFVIDDAGTINQLASDALDDWRGEQGTLWAHFDRSKPATGRWLRDRSGLDGMVREALLAEDTRPRVTIVGEGAVVILRGVNLNPGAQPDDMISLRMWVDRHRLLSMRFPKLAAVGDVRERLLAGDDLLTSGALLAGLAIAMTDRMAQVMANLRELLDDFEEQTVEGFRPSLLEALGPVRRQVIVLRRYLSPQRDALIQLTESTLTWLTQEDRARLREALDRTTRFVEDLDSLRDRFVYVQEEMMAWQSQQLNTTMYLLSIVSTVFLPLSFLTGVLGMNVAGLPGTEVWWAFGGVVIVMIAMALAEVGVLWWWGLIGRRG from the coding sequence ATGAACGATCCAGTTGCCGACGGCCTGATTCACGCTTTCGTGATTGATGACGCGGGCACGATTAATCAACTCGCCTCGGACGCGCTGGATGACTGGCGGGGCGAACAGGGCACGCTCTGGGCGCACTTTGACCGCTCGAAGCCGGCAACCGGCCGGTGGCTTCGTGACCGCAGCGGCCTGGACGGGATGGTGCGTGAGGCGTTGTTAGCCGAGGACACGCGGCCGCGAGTCACCATCGTGGGTGAGGGTGCGGTGGTCATCCTGCGTGGCGTCAATCTGAATCCCGGTGCCCAGCCGGACGACATGATCTCGCTGCGGATGTGGGTGGACCGCCACCGGCTGCTCAGCATGCGTTTTCCCAAGCTGGCGGCTGTCGGCGATGTGCGTGAGCGTCTGCTGGCCGGCGACGACCTGCTGACATCGGGTGCTCTGCTTGCCGGGCTGGCCATTGCGATGACGGACCGGATGGCTCAGGTTATGGCCAATCTTCGAGAGCTGCTCGACGATTTCGAGGAGCAGACGGTCGAGGGGTTCCGGCCGTCGCTGCTGGAGGCGTTGGGGCCGGTTCGGCGTCAGGTGATTGTGCTGCGGCGTTACCTCTCGCCACAGCGTGACGCGTTGATTCAGCTCACCGAGAGCACGCTGACCTGGTTGACGCAGGAAGACCGCGCCCGTCTCCGGGAGGCTCTTGACCGGACGACGCGGTTTGTGGAGGACCTCGACTCGCTGCGGGATCGCTTTGTGTACGTGCAGGAGGAGATGATGGCCTGGCAGTCTCAGCAGCTGAATACGACGATGTACCTGCTGTCGATCGTCTCGACGGTCTTTCTGCCGCTGAGTTTTCTGACGGGCGTGCTCGGCATGAACGTGGCGGGCCTGCCGGGTACCGAGGTGTGGTGGGCCTTCGGCGGCGTGGTGATCGTGATGATCGCGATGGCCCTGGCGGAAGTGGGTGTTCTGTGGTGGTGGGGTCTGATCGGCAGGCGGGGGTAA
- the gltS gene encoding sodium/glutamate symporter, which translates to MAYEMRSVDVLIVSVFVLYLGGWINRHVPLLRRHNIPEAVTGGIICSILVLLIGEVGGIALTFDLTLRDLFLLTFFSTIGLNARLSSLRAGGTALVVLVVLAGIFLIVQNATGVLAVMMVGGHPGFGLMGGSISFAGGHGTAIAWGGEATRAGLQGAAEFGVACATFGLITGGLIGGPIAGYLINKHRLQSNEQNNLESTDGDRVAPSQPMHVSDFIETLLALAVCISAGDMVNRLLFSHGVQLPGFLTAMVVGIVIVNTCDLLDRRLSRPVIDVTGEVSLQLFLAMSLMSLQLSTLASAAGVLLLVVCAQMLVITLVAVLFVFRLMGKDYDAAVITGGFVGLGLGATPVAMANMSALTDKYGPSTKAFLIIPLVGAFFIDLMNALVIKGFLTLFSSG; encoded by the coding sequence ATGGCTTACGAAATGCGGAGCGTCGACGTCCTGATCGTCAGTGTCTTCGTCCTCTACCTCGGTGGGTGGATCAACCGTCACGTCCCGCTGCTGCGCCGTCACAATATCCCCGAGGCCGTCACCGGCGGTATCATCTGCAGCATCCTTGTGCTGCTCATCGGCGAGGTGGGAGGCATCGCACTGACCTTCGACTTGACGCTGCGCGACCTTTTTCTCCTCACCTTCTTTAGCACCATCGGCCTCAACGCACGGCTGTCGTCTTTGCGCGCCGGCGGCACCGCTCTGGTGGTGCTCGTTGTGCTCGCGGGCATCTTCCTGATCGTGCAGAACGCGACCGGGGTTCTCGCAGTCATGATGGTGGGGGGGCACCCCGGTTTCGGTCTGATGGGAGGATCGATCTCCTTCGCCGGCGGCCACGGCACGGCCATCGCCTGGGGCGGAGAGGCGACCCGTGCAGGGCTGCAAGGCGCCGCCGAGTTTGGCGTCGCCTGCGCGACCTTCGGCCTCATTACGGGCGGCTTGATCGGCGGCCCGATCGCCGGGTATCTCATCAACAAGCACCGACTGCAATCGAACGAGCAGAACAATCTTGAATCGACCGACGGGGATCGTGTCGCCCCCTCCCAGCCGATGCACGTCAGCGACTTCATCGAAACGCTGCTCGCCCTGGCTGTCTGCATATCCGCCGGGGACATGGTGAACCGACTCCTCTTTTCACACGGCGTCCAGCTCCCCGGATTCCTGACAGCGATGGTTGTGGGAATCGTCATCGTCAACACCTGTGACCTCCTGGATCGCCGACTCAGCAGGCCCGTGATCGACGTTACCGGCGAAGTCTCTCTCCAACTCTTTTTGGCCATGAGCCTGATGAGTCTGCAACTCTCCACGCTCGCGAGTGCCGCCGGAGTACTCCTGCTAGTGGTCTGCGCCCAGATGCTCGTGATCACACTGGTCGCCGTCCTCTTCGTCTTCCGACTGATGGGCAAAGACTACGACGCCGCCGTGATCACAGGCGGATTCGTGGGCTTGGGGCTGGGCGCGACACCCGTCGCCATGGCCAACATGAGCGCACTGACCGACAAGTACGGGCCGTCGACCAAGGCCTTTCTCATCATCCCCCTCGTCGGAGCCTTCTTTATCGACCTCATGAACGCCCTGGTCATCAAGGGATTCCTGACACTCTTCTCGTCAGGATGA